Sequence from the Methanosarcina siciliae T4/M genome:
GGATATGGGTGGCAAGCGGCTTGCCGAAGAGGCGCTCCTCCAGATATCCAGAAATGAGTGCAGTACGGAGAATTCATCCGATTATTGATACAGAGCCTGCCTGCGGGCAGTAAACGGAGCTATCCAATGTACAATCTCACCGGACTTGAATTAAAAAATCCGACCATCCTTGCAGCCGGGGTGCTCGGGACAACCGGGGCTTCCCTCTGCAGGGTCGCGCGTGAAGGGGAGGCAGGAGCAGTTGTGACCAAATCCATAGGTCCGGCTCCCAAAACCGGCCACTCCAACCCCAGCATGATAAAGCTGGACTGTGGCTTTTTAAATGCAATGGGGCTTCCGAACCCTTCTTATCCGGGCTTCATGCAGGAGCTCGAGTTTGCAAAAAGTAACTCTGCAGTTCCGGTAATTGCAAGCATTTTCGGGGGGAATCCTTCGGAGTTTGCCGAGGTCGCCGAGGGGCTGCTGCCTGCAAAGCCTGACGCTCTCGAGCTGAATGTGAGCTGTCCCCACGCCGAAGGGTACGGGGCTGCAGTCGGTTCCAACCCCTGCCTGGTAGAGGCAGTGACAGCGGCGGTAAAAGATGTTGTTGACGTTCCTGTCTGGGTCAAGCTGAC
This genomic interval carries:
- a CDS encoding dihydroorotate dehydrogenase, producing MYNLTGLELKNPTILAAGVLGTTGASLCRVAREGEAGAVVTKSIGPAPKTGHSNPSMIKLDCGFLNAMGLPNPSYPGFMQELEFAKSNSAVPVIASIFGGNPSEFAEVAEGLLPAKPDALELNVSCPHAEGYGAAVGSNPCLVEAVTAAVKDVVDVPVWVKLTPNVADITCIGNAAESGGADAVVAINTVKGMAIDIESGYPVLGNRSGGLSGKAVKPVAVKCVYDLYTALEIPVIGVGGVSSWEDAVELMMAGAAAVQVGSAVYDRVDIFSEIGKGIEAFLERKGYSDIKKIIGLAHEMV